One window of the Methyloprofundus sedimenti genome contains the following:
- a CDS encoding SRPBCC family protein translates to MYRFELRKSVTGDAGIKIAQPISRVFGYVALDFFENYPKWALEVIEFKAINSNPMQVGALARQTRIEQGQKAETTFEVEALQNNELLVLSGLSAPFKNSYHFQSVHHDEATLLTFSVEIMQIEVYMRPFIKLISAAIEEGAHNTVENIKMLLETEVATESK, encoded by the coding sequence ATGTATCGGTTTGAATTGAGAAAATCGGTGACAGGCGATGCCGGTATCAAAATTGCGCAACCTATTAGCCGTGTTTTCGGTTATGTTGCTCTTGATTTTTTTGAAAATTACCCGAAATGGGCTTTAGAAGTTATCGAATTTAAAGCCATCAACAGCAACCCCATGCAAGTAGGGGCACTAGCAAGGCAAACTCGAATTGAGCAAGGCCAGAAAGCGGAAACAACCTTTGAAGTCGAAGCACTACAAAACAATGAGTTACTGGTTTTAAGTGGGCTTTCTGCACCTTTTAAAAACAGCTATCATTTTCAGTCTGTCCATCATGATGAGGCCACATTATTAACTTTTTCTGTAGAAATCATGCAAATTGAAGTATATATGCGGCCTTTTATTAAATTGATAAGTGCCGCTATTGAAGAAGGCGCTCATAATACTGTGGAAAATATTAAAATGTTACTCGAAACTGAGGTAGCAACTGAAAGCAAGTAA
- a CDS encoding PAS domain-containing protein, whose product MTFIAEKDPGLIPQILSVILDECVNGVTLADPDEEDMPIVYANKAFEHMTGYSQDEVIGRNCRFLQGDDRHQEAINQLTEALKEKKEQVVTLRNYKKNGELFYNRLKITPLFDRKGQVIYFLGIQYDVSDQLKAEQEIDALNIRLNQQ is encoded by the coding sequence ATGACTTTTATTGCTGAAAAAGATCCCGGGCTTATTCCGCAAATTCTCTCTGTTATTTTGGATGAATGCGTTAATGGCGTTACCCTGGCGGACCCTGATGAGGAAGATATGCCCATCGTTTATGCAAATAAAGCATTTGAACACATGACCGGGTATAGCCAGGATGAAGTGATTGGTCGCAATTGTCGGTTTTTGCAAGGCGACGACCGACATCAGGAGGCAATAAATCAACTAACAGAAGCCCTTAAAGAAAAAAAAGAGCAGGTGGTTACCTTGCGTAATTATAAGAAAAATGGCGAATTATTTTATAACCGGCTGAAGATAACACCGTTGTTTGATCGTAAGGGGCAGGTAATTTATTTTCTTGGCATACAATACGATGTCAGCGACCAGCTTAAAGCTGAGCAGGAAATTGATGCGCTTAATATCCGCCTGAATCAGCAGTAA
- a CDS encoding sterol desaturase family protein produces MPAMKTSESILQATNPNIQNSEGLFFNEIFLIIALISFVILLFMEGFKPYRRFEHKVAKNSIATNTSAFLFNNLILTALRALSLFFIAQQFANVGILNTMQNGPVKWLLTFLLYDLTIYLWHFASHKYEFLWRIHKIHHSDKAFNVTTGFRFHIFDLFLEIILKCIFVIVIGVNAYLVLAIELLEMSFIFFHHSNLSFAQESIISRFIITSSLHRTHHSTLRSEHDSNYGIVLSIWDQLFGTRKEVVPKKIGLDLIEAENLIQLFFLAFLTEKQMKNLLHLIPRGKR; encoded by the coding sequence ATGCCAGCCATGAAAACTTCTGAATCTATATTGCAAGCAACTAACCCGAATATACAAAATAGCGAAGGACTATTCTTTAATGAGATTTTTTTGATTATCGCCTTGATTAGTTTTGTTATTTTGTTATTTATGGAAGGATTTAAGCCTTACCGCCGTTTTGAGCATAAAGTGGCTAAAAATTCTATTGCAACCAACACTAGCGCTTTTCTCTTTAATAATCTCATTTTAACGGCACTAAGGGCTTTATCCTTGTTTTTTATTGCCCAACAGTTTGCTAATGTCGGTATTTTAAATACCATGCAAAATGGCCCCGTAAAATGGTTGCTTACTTTTCTCTTATATGACCTGACTATTTATCTTTGGCATTTTGCAAGCCATAAATATGAATTTTTATGGCGTATTCATAAAATTCATCACAGCGATAAAGCCTTTAATGTAACAACTGGCTTTCGTTTCCATATATTCGATCTGTTTCTGGAAATTATTTTAAAATGCATTTTTGTCATAGTGATAGGTGTCAATGCTTATTTAGTTCTTGCAATTGAGTTGCTTGAAATGTCATTTATCTTCTTTCATCACTCTAATTTATCATTTGCGCAAGAAAGCATTATTTCCCGGTTTATTATTACGTCATCACTACATCGCACCCATCATTCTACTCTACGTAGTGAGCATGATAGTAACTATGGCATTGTGTTGTCTATTTGGGATCAGTTATTTGGAACTCGGAAAGAAGTTGTTCCTAAAAAGATAGGCCTGGATCTTATAGAAGCAGAGAACTTGATTCAATTATTCTTTCTTGCATTTCTTACAGAAAAGCAAATGAAAAATCTATTGCATCTAATTCCTAGGGGGAAAAGATAA
- a CDS encoding COG4648 family protein: MSRKIEANNFSMQTILRSIISGIIFLLYPYLVYRGVKEGVVWFAPAAIASLYFYQAVKARSKRVRIQKTGIVIILFFGAIFYQDVMAKLVPIVIQLSLMLFFGKTLLRGKGPSLVERFASLEFPVMPSALSRYCRHLTIMWTSFFAFNVVTCILLAFFAPVEWWAIFTGVLIFMLTALLMVAEYIWRFFLFRRIDLPEDQIPGIKESAKAMLVNGRKIWLDVQAS, from the coding sequence TTGTCACGGAAAATAGAAGCAAATAATTTTTCCATGCAAACCATTCTACGTAGCATCATTAGCGGTATCATTTTTTTACTTTACCCCTATCTTGTATACAGGGGCGTAAAGGAAGGTGTGGTCTGGTTTGCGCCTGCAGCAATAGCCAGTCTATATTTCTACCAGGCAGTAAAAGCACGCTCAAAGCGCGTGCGAATTCAAAAAACAGGTATTGTCATCATTCTATTTTTCGGTGCTATTTTTTATCAGGATGTAATGGCAAAGCTTGTTCCCATTGTCATTCAGCTCAGTTTAATGTTGTTTTTTGGTAAAACATTACTCAGGGGTAAAGGTCCCTCTCTGGTTGAACGCTTTGCATCACTTGAGTTTCCAGTTATGCCTTCCGCTCTCAGTCGTTATTGTCGTCATTTAACCATTATGTGGACCAGTTTTTTTGCTTTTAATGTCGTGACTTGTATCTTATTAGCCTTTTTTGCGCCGGTAGAGTGGTGGGCAATTTTTACCGGAGTGCTCATTTTTATGTTAACGGCGCTATTAATGGTCGCAGAATATATCTGGCGCTTTTTCTTGTTTCGCAGAATTGATCTACCCGAAGATCAGATTCCAGGAATTAAAGAGTCAGCCAAAGCTATGCTGGTTAATGGTCGAAAAATCTGGCTGGATGTACAGGCGAGTTAA
- a CDS encoding sulfite exporter TauE/SafE family protein, with protein MSILLALSVWSVWGFYTYPDSWSVIYNHWQVSVTMIFGSIIAGATSEGGGAIAFPVFTKVLHIPASDAKVFSLAIQSVGMVAASIAILMMRVKVLWSVIGWVSLGGVFGMLIGALLLAPVLAPEVIRMLFTVMAVSLALTLTFLNSGFRLSNNAMPEINTKEAGILLMAGVVGGVISGLVGSGIDMICFSVLVLLFRVCESVATPTSVVLMAINSLLGVLLHLIVLDGINAQVHAYWLAAVPVVVVGAPLGAFCCSRMHHLQIRYLLIFLISIELFSSIWILSFDMTLVIFSVTLLMVFSSLMFWMSKSAVYVRKTE; from the coding sequence ATGAGTATATTATTGGCTCTGAGTGTTTGGTCTGTTTGGGGCTTTTATACCTATCCTGATAGCTGGTCAGTTATCTACAATCATTGGCAAGTCTCTGTGACTATGATCTTTGGCTCTATCATTGCTGGCGCAACTAGTGAGGGCGGTGGAGCCATTGCCTTTCCGGTGTTTACTAAAGTGCTACATATTCCGGCTAGCGATGCAAAAGTATTTTCTTTGGCGATTCAAAGTGTCGGTATGGTCGCAGCTTCTATTGCTATCTTGATGATGCGGGTTAAGGTGTTATGGTCTGTGATTGGCTGGGTTAGTTTAGGCGGAGTATTTGGCATGCTAATCGGAGCCCTCTTATTAGCTCCTGTATTAGCGCCCGAAGTAATCAGGATGCTATTTACCGTGATGGCGGTTAGTTTGGCGCTTACGCTGACTTTTCTAAACTCGGGGTTTCGTCTGAGTAATAATGCAATGCCTGAGATAAACACCAAAGAAGCCGGTATTCTATTAATGGCAGGAGTGGTGGGTGGCGTAATCTCTGGCTTGGTAGGCAGTGGTATTGATATGATTTGCTTCTCGGTTCTGGTGTTGTTGTTTCGTGTCTGTGAAAGTGTTGCCACACCCACTTCAGTGGTTTTAATGGCAATTAATTCGCTACTAGGTGTTTTATTGCACCTTATTGTTCTGGATGGAATTAATGCACAAGTGCATGCCTATTGGTTGGCGGCAGTTCCTGTGGTTGTGGTCGGCGCACCATTGGGCGCGTTTTGTTGTAGCCGTATGCATCATCTGCAAATTCGCTATTTGTTAATTTTTTTGATTAGCATTGAACTATTTAGTTCTATATGGATACTTTCTTTTGATATGACCTTGGTTATTTTTAGTGTAACTCTGTTGATGGTTTTCTCCAGTTTAATGTTTTGGATGAGTAAGAGCGCTGTTTATGTGCGTAAAACTGAGTAA
- a CDS encoding glycosyltransferase family 2 protein, with the protein MDDKQILSNSHVLMIPSYNTGALLKVTVTEALQQWLPVWVIIDGSDDGSEALLEPLQAQYCDTFVVIKLAKNHGKGAAILAGITQAQEQGYSHVLTMDADHQHSADYIKQFMQLSIENPDAMILGEPVFDDSAPMIRVKGRRISNWWANLETLGWGIHDSLFGMRVYPIQDLISVMHSTAWARRFDFDPEIAVRMAWRAVPIVNIPTPVCYIAKEDGGVSQFRYGRDNVLLIGMHIRLFTGFLLRLPKLFLKK; encoded by the coding sequence ATGGACGATAAACAAATACTTTCAAATAGCCATGTGCTTATGATTCCAAGTTATAACACCGGCGCGTTGTTAAAAGTGACTGTAACAGAAGCATTACAACAATGGTTGCCTGTCTGGGTGATTATTGATGGTAGTGATGATGGTAGCGAAGCTTTATTGGAGCCATTGCAAGCGCAGTATTGTGATACTTTTGTGGTGATTAAATTAGCAAAAAATCACGGTAAGGGGGCGGCGATATTAGCAGGCATTACTCAAGCACAAGAGCAAGGCTATTCGCATGTATTAACTATGGATGCCGATCACCAGCATTCTGCGGATTATATTAAGCAATTTATGCAGTTGTCTATCGAAAATCCTGATGCGATGATTTTAGGTGAGCCAGTGTTCGATGATTCGGCCCCAATGATACGCGTTAAAGGGCGACGTATTTCTAATTGGTGGGCAAATTTAGAAACTTTAGGTTGGGGCATTCATGATTCACTGTTTGGTATGCGTGTTTATCCTATTCAGGATTTAATTTCTGTGATGCATTCTACAGCTTGGGCTCGACGATTTGATTTTGATCCTGAAATAGCAGTACGCATGGCCTGGCGCGCTGTACCTATAGTAAATATTCCTACCCCAGTATGCTATATTGCAAAAGAAGATGGCGGTGTTAGTCAGTTTAGATATGGACGCGATAATGTCTTGTTAATCGGTATGCATATCCGTTTATTTACTGGATTTTTGCTGCGCCTGCCTAAGTTGTTTTTGAAGAAGTAG
- a CDS encoding phosphopantetheine-binding protein — translation MSQELIAELKTLFIEGLHLEDVSAEDIAADEPLFGEGLGLDSIDALEIAVLLDRQYGVKITSEDDRNQDIFASLNSLAEFVTENRSK, via the coding sequence ATGTCTCAAGAATTGATTGCGGAATTAAAAACACTATTTATTGAAGGTTTACATTTAGAGGATGTTAGTGCAGAGGACATTGCTGCCGATGAGCCCTTGTTTGGTGAGGGTCTAGGTTTGGATTCGATTGATGCCTTGGAAATAGCAGTGTTGTTAGATCGGCAATACGGCGTTAAAATCACCTCCGAAGATGATCGCAATCAAGACATTTTTGCCTCATTAAATTCATTAGCTGAATTTGTCACGGAAAATAGAAGCAAATAA
- a CDS encoding LolA family protein, producing MRILKIYLFLFLSSLSLNCLAQDTIESVMARMKPELAVQIAYQETRYMGLFDEDWQGSGFLYAASPNTLLKQQLKPEIEMMAAEGRLLTYYKPVTQTFHQLQLDESNPMMASLVAFKAMLTGNLVSLRQQYLLKFITSKSSWKLEMTAKEYAEDEAPLKIIMQGLNEQAANNMEVILPDGDRSQYDLSQPQQGLEIQHNLLNLLQTLKNH from the coding sequence ATGCGAATTTTGAAAATATATTTATTCTTGTTTTTGAGTAGTCTTAGCTTAAACTGCCTGGCTCAGGATACTATTGAAAGTGTTATGGCGCGGATGAAACCAGAACTTGCTGTGCAAATAGCCTATCAAGAAACGCGCTACATGGGCTTATTTGATGAGGATTGGCAAGGCAGTGGCTTTTTATACGCGGCAAGTCCCAATACCCTACTTAAGCAGCAATTAAAACCAGAGATTGAGATGATGGCTGCCGAGGGACGTTTGTTGACATACTATAAACCTGTTACTCAGACCTTTCATCAACTACAGTTAGATGAAAGCAACCCGATGATGGCTAGCCTGGTTGCATTTAAAGCGATGCTAACGGGTAATCTGGTTTCTTTACGCCAGCAGTATTTGCTGAAATTTATCACCTCGAAGTCATCCTGGAAGTTAGAAATGACGGCAAAAGAATACGCTGAAGATGAAGCGCCACTGAAAATTATTATGCAAGGTTTGAATGAACAGGCGGCGAATAATATGGAAGTTATTTTGCCTGATGGTGATCGCAGTCAGTATGATTTAAGCCAGCCGCAACAGGGATTAGAGATCCAGCATAATTTGCTGAATTTATTACAGACACTCAAAAATCATTAA
- a CDS encoding YbgA family protein, with protein sequence MIDDQHKIKVGISSCLLGNEVRYDGGHKSNDYIRKTLCQYFEFKPFCPELESGMGVPRPPIQLRHTEQGIRCVGIKDHKLDVTEQLQSCNHMQDHWLKDLYGYILKKDSPSCGMERVKVYRNEYPDRSGTGIFAQYLKDHYPLLPIEEEGRLGDAKLRENFIQRVYVYYRWKQFSLETVTPNRLQVFHSQHKLIAMSHEQNMAKSLGQLVASANKQNIGDVTQNYILWLMRCLKITATRGNHVNTLQHIQGYLKKTLETDDKAELIETIERYRLGQLPLIVPITLLRHHFRKQPDPFIDQSYYMNPYPQELAVLNDI encoded by the coding sequence ATGATTGATGATCAACATAAAATAAAAGTAGGTATTAGCAGTTGCCTGTTAGGTAATGAAGTCCGTTATGATGGCGGGCATAAGAGTAATGACTATATTCGGAAAACCTTATGTCAGTATTTCGAATTCAAGCCTTTTTGCCCTGAACTGGAAAGCGGTATGGGTGTTCCCCGCCCCCCTATTCAACTAAGACACACGGAGCAAGGTATCCGTTGTGTAGGTATCAAAGATCATAAGCTGGACGTCACCGAACAATTGCAATCGTGCAATCATATGCAGGATCACTGGTTGAAAGATTTGTATGGTTATATATTAAAAAAAGACTCTCCTAGTTGTGGTATGGAGAGGGTTAAAGTCTACCGAAATGAATATCCGGATCGTAGTGGCACAGGTATATTTGCGCAATACCTTAAAGATCACTATCCCTTATTGCCGATAGAAGAGGAAGGACGCTTAGGCGATGCCAAGTTACGTGAAAATTTTATTCAACGTGTGTATGTTTATTATCGCTGGAAACAGTTCAGCCTGGAAACAGTAACTCCAAACCGGCTACAGGTCTTTCACTCACAGCATAAGTTGATTGCCATGAGTCATGAGCAAAATATGGCCAAAAGTTTAGGGCAGCTGGTAGCCAGTGCCAATAAACAAAATATTGGAGATGTTACGCAAAATTATATACTTTGGTTGATGCGCTGCCTGAAAATTACTGCTACTCGAGGTAATCATGTCAACACCCTGCAACATATTCAGGGTTATCTGAAAAAAACACTGGAAACTGATGATAAAGCTGAATTGATAGAAACAATTGAACGTTATCGCTTGGGGCAATTGCCACTGATTGTACCTATTACCTTACTACGCCATCATTTTCGTAAACAGCCGGATCCGTTTATTGACCAATCCTATTATATGAATCCTTATCCGCAAGAGTTAGCAGTATTAAATGATATTTAG
- a CDS encoding lysophospholipid acyltransferase family protein — protein sequence MKSLLEWLLLIAGFIYWAVAGLSITLIANILTLLLPPRYALVCGRFILQKVFQLFIAYLKITGLLILEDSDLKTLAGQQGAAIIAPNHLALWDAVFIIAQIPEVVCIMKGAILRNPFLGGGARLAGYIPNDSISKMLKLAALRLQTREKLLMFPEGTRTKSAVQWLNPLKGGVALLAKRTKVPVVPVFIRSNTRFFEKGWPLYRKPVFPLKISITVGEPVIFGKHETAQTFSQRLEQIYIAELASPHPLRRQAVDSNGR from the coding sequence ATGAAATCTTTATTGGAATGGCTATTATTAATCGCAGGTTTTATTTATTGGGCTGTCGCAGGGTTGTCGATTACTTTAATAGCTAATATATTGACGCTATTATTACCACCGCGATATGCACTGGTGTGCGGACGATTTATTTTACAAAAGGTATTTCAGCTATTTATCGCGTATTTGAAAATAACCGGTTTGCTCATTTTAGAGGACAGCGATTTAAAAACGTTAGCCGGACAACAGGGGGCTGCTATTATTGCGCCAAACCATTTGGCTTTGTGGGATGCAGTCTTTATTATTGCTCAAATACCTGAGGTCGTATGTATTATGAAAGGTGCTATTTTGAGAAACCCTTTTCTGGGCGGAGGGGCCAGATTGGCAGGCTATATTCCTAATGACTCGATCAGCAAGATGCTGAAATTAGCCGCATTACGCTTACAAACACGGGAAAAATTACTGATGTTTCCCGAAGGAACTCGAACTAAATCTGCAGTACAATGGTTGAATCCTTTAAAAGGGGGAGTTGCTTTGCTGGCAAAGCGCACGAAGGTTCCCGTTGTGCCGGTGTTTATACGTAGCAATACCCGCTTTTTTGAAAAAGGCTGGCCTCTATATCGTAAACCCGTATTTCCATTAAAAATTTCCATCACTGTTGGTGAACCGGTGATTTTCGGTAAACATGAAACTGCACAAACATTTAGCCAGCGCCTCGAGCAAATATATATAGCTGAACTTGCTAGCCCTCATCCTCTCCGTAGACAAGCCGTAGATTCAAATGGACGATAA
- a CDS encoding phosphate-starvation-inducible PsiE family protein: protein MIRIVYTSTAVKDLKTEDLLQILKSCRKNNSANDITGILLYSKRTFFQALEGEEEQLIALFEKIKKDPRHKDVTLIEKKTISEREFPYWNMGFQKLDQMDFKNLEGIDEFSEEDFNPAGFLAHKAIISPLIKMLKGKLIDQVKEVSHEELPIKHDDPFISMLHRTIRVAVKFMALLMVGVIIIGVLDVMHVIYEKVISPPFLFLSINDLLATFGAFLAVLIAIEIFINITLYIRSDVIPVKLVVATALMAISRKVIVFDFKQLEPEYIAATSLVVLALGVTYWLIDKKDLP from the coding sequence ATGATACGTATTGTCTATACCAGTACTGCAGTTAAAGATTTAAAAACCGAAGATTTGCTGCAAATTTTAAAGTCTTGCCGGAAAAATAATAGCGCTAACGATATAACCGGCATTCTACTTTACTCCAAGCGCACTTTTTTTCAGGCGTTAGAGGGAGAAGAAGAACAGCTTATAGCGTTATTTGAAAAGATAAAAAAAGATCCTCGACACAAAGACGTCACCCTGATTGAAAAAAAAACTATCAGTGAGAGAGAATTTCCTTATTGGAACATGGGCTTTCAAAAACTCGATCAGATGGATTTTAAAAACCTTGAAGGCATAGATGAATTTTCCGAAGAGGATTTTAATCCAGCCGGCTTTTTAGCCCATAAAGCCATTATTTCACCCTTAATCAAAATGCTGAAAGGTAAGTTGATCGATCAGGTCAAAGAGGTCTCACATGAAGAATTGCCGATAAAACATGATGATCCTTTTATCAGTATGTTGCACCGCACAATTCGAGTCGCAGTAAAATTTATGGCTCTGCTGATGGTCGGGGTGATTATTATCGGAGTTCTGGATGTCATGCATGTGATTTATGAAAAAGTGATTTCACCTCCCTTTTTGTTCCTGTCTATTAATGACCTTTTAGCAACCTTTGGTGCCTTTCTTGCCGTGCTGATTGCAATTGAAATATTTATCAATATTACACTTTATATACGCAGTGATGTGATACCGGTAAAACTGGTGGTAGCAACTGCTTTAATGGCTATATCCCGAAAAGTTATTGTTTTTGACTTTAAACAGCTTGAGCCTGAATATATCGCAGCAACATCGCTGGTTGTATTGGCTTTAGGCGTGACGTATTGGCTTATTGACAAAAAAGATTTGCCATAA
- a CDS encoding MMPL family transporter — MRPALVSLSFFLCIPLLVCLAVFTTQFKTDISAFVIAGDNAEEILLASEIQSGALSRRYILSVDAGEGQQVSAVFIELWLKYLKSISGVVDVWTTDEKRGALEALSSVYAKHGAQLYSRNPGQDLAEIFTETALLARAAGLKQALLSPQGQLIKKIAVQDPLLLSLNGFKTFATQLQNQTFRHSQYANFILETQMSGMDVPEQREIQQQIKDSFATEATGYHYQLDMTGVPLFAVATQTMIEDDVRFISIFSSLALMLLFLFIFRSFRVLFWVFSLLITVMSVAVLVTNFIFGSVHGMTIAIGSTLIGVCIDYPIHALVHAQGLQQAQRIKVIKKIFPSLLMGALTTLIGYVALGLSGYPGFQQVAVYTGTGIIVSLFLTRYLFPRLMTGEAKNIKPSRFIVFWPMFCQRYRLGLLAGVVLLSVIGALQLDRLQWMQDLQQLTPELDYLKLTDKKIRERIISVEPGRFVLVSGETVEQTLQNAEQVYQRLDVIKKAGDLDDYFGLYPWLLSAQQQLVNQKLLLNSLNEEQRKSWRSALQAHGLSIRRLGELDYTQNETLTLEQVLQSPIAKLISNQIVVADHRTLLIIWLSEHKPEAIQRALADLQHVQYFSQRDMLNHMAIDYQHRAEITLLSGLVLITLLLWLRYKSLVLTMQTLSPAFLAALMILALWAWTGEAISFLHLVGFLLAVAICVDYGIFYQENRSGHLTMTYQAMAASMLTSALVFGCLILAQTSMLQTLAKVVSCGVILGFLLCPILIKPDRV; from the coding sequence GTGCGTCCTGCTTTAGTTTCCTTATCTTTTTTCCTGTGTATACCACTGCTGGTTTGCCTGGCTGTTTTTACCACCCAATTTAAGACCGACATTTCCGCTTTTGTTATTGCGGGTGATAATGCCGAAGAAATTTTATTGGCCAGTGAAATACAGTCCGGTGCATTATCCCGGCGCTATATTCTCTCGGTTGATGCAGGAGAAGGGCAGCAAGTTTCTGCCGTCTTTATTGAGCTCTGGCTAAAATATTTAAAGTCTATTTCCGGCGTAGTTGATGTCTGGACAACTGATGAAAAAAGAGGCGCTTTAGAGGCTTTGTCCAGCGTATATGCTAAACATGGAGCGCAGTTATATAGCCGAAATCCCGGGCAGGATTTAGCAGAAATATTCACCGAGACAGCTTTGTTAGCACGAGCTGCGGGTTTAAAACAAGCATTACTCTCTCCGCAGGGACAGTTAATTAAAAAAATAGCAGTACAAGACCCTTTGCTTTTATCTTTAAATGGATTTAAAACCTTCGCAACACAGTTACAAAACCAGACATTCAGACATTCACAGTACGCTAATTTTATATTGGAAACACAAATGTCGGGCATGGATGTACCAGAACAGCGAGAAATTCAGCAACAGATTAAGGATTCTTTTGCCACTGAAGCAACGGGCTATCATTATCAGCTAGATATGACCGGTGTCCCGTTATTTGCTGTAGCAACTCAGACCATGATTGAGGATGATGTCAGATTTATAAGCATTTTCTCTTCACTTGCTCTCATGCTGTTATTTCTGTTTATTTTTCGTTCATTTCGAGTTTTGTTCTGGGTGTTTTCTTTACTGATAACGGTAATGTCTGTTGCTGTGTTAGTGACTAACTTTATCTTTGGTTCAGTGCATGGTATGACTATTGCCATCGGCTCTACCTTAATAGGCGTTTGCATTGACTATCCTATTCACGCCTTGGTTCATGCGCAGGGATTACAGCAGGCGCAGCGAATTAAGGTGATAAAGAAGATTTTTCCCAGCTTGTTAATGGGCGCGCTAACTACGTTAATTGGGTATGTTGCGTTAGGGTTGTCAGGTTATCCGGGCTTTCAACAAGTTGCTGTATACACCGGAACCGGAATTATTGTCTCTCTGTTTTTAACCCGCTATTTATTTCCGCGACTGATGACCGGGGAAGCAAAAAATATTAAACCCTCACGATTTATTGTTTTTTGGCCCATGTTTTGTCAGCGTTACCGACTGGGCCTGTTAGCTGGAGTGGTGCTATTGTCAGTCATCGGAGCTTTGCAATTAGACCGTTTACAATGGATGCAGGATTTACAACAATTAACGCCAGAACTGGATTATTTAAAGCTAACCGATAAAAAAATTCGGGAACGTATCATCAGCGTGGAGCCCGGACGTTTTGTGCTAGTCAGTGGTGAAACAGTTGAACAGACATTGCAAAACGCCGAACAGGTTTATCAGCGACTGGATGTCATAAAAAAAGCGGGAGATTTAGACGATTATTTTGGGCTTTACCCCTGGCTTTTATCCGCGCAACAGCAGCTAGTAAACCAAAAGTTATTATTAAACTCTTTAAATGAAGAACAGCGCAAATCCTGGCGGAGTGCCTTGCAAGCTCATGGCCTGTCAATACGCCGTTTAGGCGAACTGGATTACACGCAGAACGAGACCTTGACGTTGGAACAGGTTTTACAATCACCTATTGCTAAATTAATCAGTAATCAAATTGTTGTTGCTGATCACAGGACTTTGTTAATTATCTGGCTTAGCGAACATAAGCCGGAAGCCATACAACGCGCCCTGGCAGATTTACAGCATGTACAGTATTTTAGTCAACGCGATATGCTGAATCATATGGCGATAGATTATCAGCATCGTGCTGAAATCACTTTACTATCAGGATTGGTTTTAATTACATTATTGTTATGGTTACGCTATAAAAGCCTGGTGCTTACCATGCAAACGCTATCGCCAGCATTTTTAGCGGCCTTAATGATTTTAGCTCTTTGGGCATGGACCGGGGAAGCTATTAGCTTTTTACACTTAGTGGGGTTCTTATTAGCCGTCGCAATCTGTGTTGATTATGGTATTTTCTATCAGGAAAACCGCAGTGGTCATTTGACCATGACTTATCAGGCGATGGCCGCATCCATGCTGACCAGTGCGTTGGTCTTTGGCTGTTTGATTCTTGCCCAGACATCAATGTTACAGACTTTGGCTAAAGTGGTAAGCTGTGGTGTGATATTGGGCTTTTTATTGTGCCCTATATTGATCAAACCTGATAGAGTGTAG